A region of Moorena producens PAL-8-15-08-1 DNA encodes the following proteins:
- a CDS encoding type I polyketide synthase — protein MLELINRYQYGFVSIPVILACREKGLFDLIKQKRITHRQIANTLGANTGHLQVALKMMESLGWLSKNEVYEYSITDNYQAYYSIPEEILELYKLPIESYLLGKENPGILNIWIELSQQQWHINDRTIADFLDGVLIIPIMLGLHKYNLLAVDEEKPLLSGVSPHIREELSRLFLAKGWAEKSFIHIQQHSQQSTDDKNNLYLTDVGKFIVDRILITGVTASYTPMLLQIFDVLFGDCQTVFYRDKQGSESHIDRKLNVISSGFQHQKFFADVDEFILTIFNQLPYSEQPNYVVDMGCGDGTLIKRVYQVISTKSARGKVLDKYPVQMIGVDYNQASLQESALTLAGIPNLLIKGDIGNPQQMISDLKTQGIDDPEKILHIRSFLDHDRPFIPPQNLEAAKRRSQLCYQGVYVDSDGGLIPAKIMVQSLVEHLERWSSVVTKHGMMILEVHCLEPKVVNRFLDSSNSLHFDALQAFSSQYLVEADVFLSCAAEVGLFPKWEFSKRYPQNFPFSRITLNCFEKKPYKLRHPTIKDLPDLIALEALCWSENLRVDKEEIQRRIWNFPQGQFVLELEEKIVGAIYSQKIDNIEVLENRTFVEVPSLHTESGVVIQLLATNILPELQNQGLGDQLLEWMLQYCAVMGGVERVVGVTRCRNYPDYSPMPMAEYIHKKNDSGLLVDQILRFHQIHGAKLKKVIPGYRPKDIENKGCGVLIEYDIHHRQRFDGVEVEKNQQVKVERKEDVDEVVAGCVRGVMNKKHSFDSERPLMEMGIESLELLELKYLLEKKLEVKIEPNFFFKYGTTKAIASYFKGETPAKQKKISEFLPKIAQLEPKAEKPESVFSAVQLENGIAIIGTACRFPGDADSPQKYWSLLCNGIDAITEVPLNRWDIEKYYNPDKNKPGKISSRYGGFISKIDKFDADFFHISPREAIHIDPQQRILIEENWKALENAGINPESLSGTETGVFVGIAFHDYEQLQYKHSQEQDLNLYFATGSSSAIGAGRLSYFLKLNGPAITVDTACSSSLSAVHLACQSIRNGECELALASGVNLLLSPELSVSFSQAGMLSPDGRCKTFDASANGYVRSEGCGVVVLKSLKQAIADQDRIIAVVRGTAINQDGGSNGMTAPNQSAQEAVIQKALSVAGMSANQVSYIEAHGTGTSLGDPVEIKALEAVYGENRGSERPLMIGSVKTNIGHAEAAAGIAGLIKVVLSLQNKYIPPHLHLRELNPYMSLAGIPGMIPMEGKAWEKYDDSESRVAGVSSFGFSGTNAHVIVEEVPSQVKSQHHEQPHLLTLSAKTEKALNELVSNYQNYLETNPELALADVCYTANTGRAQFNHRLGIIATNLQELTQKLLEHKAGQEIVGVFSGKLSSESSSPKLAFLFTGQGSQYVNMGRQLYELAPTFRQALEECDEILQPYLEVPLLEIIYPKDAQESSSSLLDQTAFTQPALFAIEYALAKLWESWGIKPNVVMGHSVGEYVAATLAGVFSLEDGLKLIAMRGQLMQKLPSGGEMVSVMASESQVTEAIGEYSSQVTMAAINGPESIVISGESRAIANICRKLEGVGVKTKRLQVSHAFHSPLMEPMLSEFAAVAKEVTYNQPKIPIISNVTGEKVGAEITIAEYWVRHVREPVRFAQSIKTLHQEGCKIFLEIGPKPILLGMGRQCLPENEGEWLPSLRPGVDEWQKMLSSLGELYVRGAKIDWLGFDQDYDRQKVELPTYPFQRESYWIDTSKNQYQKADDNRLSLVTKLLDKGDIEGLIQDLKLSEELTIEEQNLLPNILKVLVNRHQDDFRFQGNVIHDYYNSFTEVSEIKLSKEEQEENNSLQFLTFGILPEIISGFSWLKGFTEANQNPIHRIALLESQKELRNLCFSKVDFSSTKKVLDFGCGYGSDLITLAKDYPHLQLHGYTISSGQAKFAINKVNSYQLEKQIQIFNRDSSKDEFPDTYNLVFGFEVAHHIKNKSLLFSNISRHLQEEGLLVMADFIANGDFDIDHEETSSYFINKQHWIEQLSGNHLQLISAIDISQEIANYLYDPEFEENLNQLYKKKSDENIKSAFQSYNQLGKLMTKGLASYVLLTAKKQENLEQDENYQLNQEILNQLSSYSEVSVKQWVYELKWQASKYQNSILPDQPGYWLIFTDDKTQELKTVLEKENRNYVIVTPGYSYKQIDQQHYQLNPINAQDFRQLMKDLLTTQNILEGVVHLWSMNTSTEDLENSQELGCASVLHLVQALVSDSKSIVPLWLVTQETQRIEENQNKLAVQQASLWGLGRVIALEHPELKCRRVDLDKTKNSLEALGKELLNPDDEDQIAIRGGVRYVPRLTRRTQNPSSEKQQQIKLKAEGSYLVTGGLGVLGLEVAQWMVKQGAGHIVLIGRRPPSEIAKEIIRQLEQAGARISVILGNVSKEQDVASILEQIEKSQIPLRGVIHAAGVLDDGLIQHMSWERFWKVMKPKLQGAWHLHNLTQKLPLDFFVCFSSIASLLGTAGQGNYAAGNAFMDTLASYRQSMGLPGLSINWGAWEAGGMAANLGSQYHSRMRTTGMSFISPEKGLEVLGGLLLQPVSQVGVLPINWQIFRDNLPGGVKMLCLDTLAAKQQQKETENKKIRQQLIAAVDSKRNPMMVNYLQAKIGKLLGFSTSKLPPTDLGFFKMGMDSLMAVELRNLLSYNLGVSISTATLFEFSCIQDLAIYLLKDIFQDRQDQDTEVNLEDNSQNQQNITALNTETEWEGEIDSAIASELQEIEALLKEGN, from the coding sequence ATGCTGGAGTTAATTAATCGTTATCAATATGGGTTTGTTTCTATTCCTGTAATCTTAGCCTGTAGAGAAAAGGGATTATTTGACTTAATAAAACAAAAGAGAATAACCCACCGGCAAATAGCTAATACTCTAGGGGCAAATACAGGTCATTTGCAAGTAGCCTTAAAAATGATGGAATCCCTAGGTTGGTTATCAAAAAATGAGGTTTATGAATACTCTATCACGGATAATTATCAAGCATACTATTCCATTCCTGAAGAAATATTAGAGTTATACAAATTACCCATAGAATCATACTTACTAGGAAAAGAAAACCCTGGTATTCTTAACATTTGGATAGAGCTTTCTCAACAACAATGGCATATTAATGATAGAACAATTGCCGATTTCTTAGATGGGGTCTTAATAATACCAATTATGCTAGGGCTTCACAAGTATAATTTATTAGCAGTAGATGAAGAAAAGCCTTTATTATCTGGTGTGAGTCCTCATATACGAGAAGAATTATCAAGATTGTTTCTGGCTAAAGGATGGGCTGAAAAAAGTTTTATACATATCCAACAACACAGCCAACAATCGACTGATGATAAAAATAATTTATACTTAACTGATGTTGGTAAATTTATAGTAGATAGAATACTAATTACTGGAGTTACTGCTTCCTATACTCCTATGTTGTTGCAGATTTTTGATGTATTATTTGGAGATTGTCAAACTGTATTTTATAGGGATAAACAGGGAAGCGAAAGTCACATTGATCGAAAATTAAATGTGATTAGTAGTGGTTTTCAACACCAGAAGTTTTTTGCTGATGTAGATGAATTTATTCTGACTATTTTTAATCAGTTACCCTATTCTGAACAACCAAACTATGTTGTAGATATGGGTTGTGGCGATGGTACACTGATCAAACGGGTTTATCAAGTAATTAGTACAAAATCTGCTAGGGGAAAAGTGCTAGACAAATATCCAGTGCAGATGATTGGAGTAGATTATAACCAAGCATCGTTGCAAGAGTCGGCATTGACTTTAGCAGGTATTCCTAACTTGCTAATTAAGGGGGATATTGGAAACCCACAACAAATGATATCCGACTTAAAAACTCAAGGAATTGATGATCCAGAAAAAATTCTCCACATTCGCTCCTTTTTGGACCATGATCGTCCATTTATACCTCCCCAAAATTTAGAAGCAGCAAAAAGGCGGAGCCAACTGTGTTACCAAGGGGTTTACGTAGATTCAGACGGAGGTTTGATTCCGGCCAAGATTATGGTACAAAGCTTGGTAGAACATTTGGAAAGATGGTCTTCTGTGGTTACTAAACATGGGATGATGATTCTGGAAGTTCATTGTTTAGAACCAAAAGTAGTCAACAGATTTTTAGACAGTAGTAATAGCCTGCATTTTGATGCTTTACAAGCTTTCTCAAGTCAATATCTGGTGGAAGCTGATGTATTTCTCAGTTGTGCTGCCGAAGTAGGTTTGTTCCCCAAGTGGGAGTTCTCAAAACGATATCCTCAGAATTTTCCCTTTAGTCGTATTACCCTCAATTGTTTTGAGAAAAAGCCTTATAAGTTGCGCCATCCGACAATTAAGGATTTACCAGATTTAATAGCACTAGAGGCATTGTGTTGGTCAGAAAATCTTCGGGTTGACAAAGAAGAAATCCAGAGGCGGATTTGGAATTTTCCACAAGGGCAGTTTGTTTTGGAGCTTGAGGAAAAGATTGTTGGAGCTATCTATTCCCAAAAGATTGATAATATTGAAGTTTTGGAGAATAGAACCTTTGTCGAAGTGCCGTCATTACATACTGAATCAGGAGTAGTGATACAATTACTAGCTACGAATATTTTACCAGAGTTGCAAAATCAAGGGTTGGGGGATCAATTACTGGAATGGATGCTTCAGTATTGTGCTGTGATGGGTGGTGTGGAAAGGGTTGTGGGAGTAACTCGTTGTCGTAATTATCCAGACTATTCCCCAATGCCAATGGCAGAATATATCCACAAAAAAAATGATTCAGGGCTACTGGTAGACCAGATTTTGCGCTTTCATCAGATTCATGGGGCAAAACTTAAAAAAGTTATTCCTGGTTATCGCCCCAAGGATATAGAGAATAAAGGTTGTGGTGTTCTGATAGAATACGATATTCATCATCGTCAACGTTTTGATGGTGTAGAAGTTGAAAAAAATCAGCAGGTAAAAGTAGAAAGAAAAGAGGATGTAGATGAAGTTGTAGCTGGTTGTGTTCGGGGAGTGATGAATAAGAAACACTCTTTTGATTCTGAACGTCCACTGATGGAGATGGGAATCGAGTCCTTAGAACTGTTGGAACTTAAATATTTATTGGAGAAAAAGCTGGAAGTAAAAATAGAGCCTAATTTCTTCTTTAAGTATGGAACTACCAAGGCGATCGCTAGTTATTTTAAGGGAGAAACACCAGCTAAACAAAAGAAGATTTCTGAGTTCTTGCCAAAAATCGCACAACTAGAGCCAAAAGCTGAAAAACCTGAATCAGTTTTTTCGGCAGTTCAATTAGAAAATGGGATAGCAATTATAGGAACGGCTTGTCGGTTTCCTGGAGATGCTGATAGCCCCCAAAAGTATTGGTCACTGCTGTGTAATGGCATTGATGCAATTACGGAAGTACCTCTGAATCGTTGGGATATTGAAAAATATTACAATCCCGATAAAAATAAACCAGGAAAAATATCTAGTCGTTATGGTGGTTTTATTTCTAAAATTGACAAATTTGATGCAGATTTTTTCCATATTTCGCCCCGTGAAGCTATACACATAGATCCACAACAACGTATATTAATAGAAGAAAACTGGAAGGCACTAGAAAATGCTGGGATTAATCCAGAATCCCTTTCGGGAACAGAAACAGGAGTATTTGTAGGTATTGCTTTTCATGATTATGAACAGCTACAGTACAAACATTCTCAGGAGCAAGATTTAAACCTCTATTTTGCCACAGGTAGTTCTAGTGCTATCGGTGCGGGAAGATTATCCTACTTTTTGAAATTGAATGGTCCAGCCATAACAGTAGATACTGCTTGTTCATCATCTCTAAGTGCTGTTCATTTAGCTTGTCAAAGTATACGGAATGGTGAATGTGAATTGGCTTTGGCCTCAGGGGTGAATTTATTGTTGTCTCCTGAGTTGAGTGTTAGTTTTTCTCAAGCAGGGATGTTATCACCAGATGGACGTTGTAAGACTTTTGATGCTTCTGCAAATGGTTATGTACGGAGTGAAGGGTGTGGAGTTGTAGTTCTCAAGTCATTGAAACAGGCCATAGCAGATCAAGATAGGATAATAGCCGTGGTGCGGGGCACAGCAATTAATCAGGATGGTGGTAGCAATGGAATGACTGCACCAAATCAATCAGCTCAAGAAGCGGTGATTCAGAAAGCCTTGTCTGTAGCAGGAATGTCTGCGAATCAGGTGTCTTATATAGAAGCCCATGGTACGGGTACTTCTTTGGGAGACCCAGTAGAAATTAAAGCTCTGGAAGCGGTGTATGGAGAAAATCGTGGTTCGGAACGCCCTCTAATGATTGGTTCAGTGAAGACAAATATTGGTCATGCCGAAGCAGCTGCGGGTATTGCCGGGTTAATCAAGGTGGTATTGTCGCTGCAAAATAAGTATATACCACCTCATTTACATTTGAGGGAGCTGAATCCTTATATGAGTTTAGCAGGGATTCCTGGTATGATTCCGATGGAGGGTAAGGCATGGGAAAAATACGATGACTCAGAGAGTCGTGTGGCTGGGGTAAGTTCTTTTGGTTTCAGTGGAACAAATGCTCACGTTATTGTTGAAGAAGTACCAAGTCAAGTTAAAAGTCAACACCATGAGCAGCCTCATTTGTTAACTCTGTCAGCGAAAACAGAAAAAGCTCTGAATGAGTTAGTCAGTAATTATCAAAATTATCTAGAAACTAATCCCGAGTTAGCCCTAGCAGATGTATGCTATACAGCTAACACTGGACGCGCTCAGTTTAACCATCGACTAGGGATCATTGCTACTAATCTACAAGAATTAACGCAAAAACTTCTGGAACACAAAGCAGGGCAGGAAATCGTCGGAGTATTTTCAGGAAAACTATCAAGTGAGAGTAGTTCTCCCAAATTAGCGTTCCTGTTCACAGGTCAAGGTTCCCAGTATGTGAATATGGGAAGACAACTTTATGAACTTGCACCAACTTTCCGTCAAGCTTTAGAGGAATGTGATGAAATTCTACAACCTTATCTGGAAGTACCTCTATTAGAAATCATCTACCCTAAAGATGCACAAGAGTCTAGTTCTTCTTTATTAGACCAAACAGCTTTTACCCAACCTGCTTTGTTTGCTATAGAATACGCCCTAGCTAAATTATGGGAATCATGGGGAATCAAACCCAATGTAGTGATGGGTCACAGTGTAGGAGAATATGTAGCAGCAACATTAGCAGGAGTATTTAGCCTAGAAGATGGTCTCAAACTAATAGCTATGCGGGGACAGTTGATGCAAAAATTACCATCAGGTGGTGAGATGGTATCCGTCATGGCATCAGAATCTCAAGTAACAGAGGCTATAGGAGAATATAGTTCCCAAGTAACAATGGCAGCTATAAATGGACCTGAAAGTATAGTAATTTCAGGTGAGAGTAGAGCGATCGCAAATATTTGTCGGAAGTTAGAAGGAGTGGGGGTTAAAACCAAGCGTCTACAGGTCTCTCATGCTTTTCATTCACCATTGATGGAACCAATGTTGTCAGAATTTGCAGCAGTAGCTAAAGAAGTAACCTATAATCAACCTAAAATACCAATAATATCAAATGTGACTGGTGAAAAAGTAGGTGCGGAAATAACTATTGCTGAATATTGGGTTCGTCATGTGCGAGAACCAGTAAGATTTGCCCAAAGTATTAAAACCCTTCATCAGGAAGGATGTAAAATATTCTTAGAAATCGGACCGAAACCAATATTATTAGGCATGGGAAGGCAATGTTTGCCAGAGAATGAAGGAGAATGGTTGCCATCATTACGACCGGGAGTAGATGAGTGGCAAAAAATGCTATCAAGTTTAGGGGAGTTGTATGTACGGGGTGCGAAAATAGATTGGTTAGGGTTTGACCAAGATTATGATCGTCAGAAAGTAGAATTGCCTACTTATCCATTTCAAAGAGAAAGTTATTGGATAGATACTTCTAAAAATCAATATCAAAAAGCTGACGATAATAGATTAAGTTTAGTTACAAAATTACTTGATAAAGGTGATATAGAAGGACTAATCCAAGATTTGAAACTTTCTGAAGAATTAACCATAGAAGAGCAAAATTTGTTGCCCAATATACTAAAAGTTTTAGTTAATCGTCACCAAGATGATTTTCGATTTCAAGGTAATGTAATTCATGACTACTATAATTCTTTTACAGAAGTTAGTGAAATCAAATTAAGTAAAGAAGAACAGGAAGAAAATAACTCTCTACAATTCCTAACTTTTGGTATATTACCAGAAATTATTTCTGGCTTTTCCTGGTTGAAAGGGTTTACTGAAGCTAATCAAAATCCAATACATCGAATAGCTTTACTGGAGTCACAGAAAGAGTTACGAAATCTGTGTTTTTCAAAAGTAGATTTTTCATCCACAAAAAAAGTATTAGATTTTGGTTGTGGATATGGTTCTGATTTAATCACATTAGCCAAAGATTACCCACATCTACAATTACATGGTTATACAATTTCTAGCGGACAAGCTAAATTTGCCATAAATAAAGTCAATTCCTATCAATTGGAAAAGCAGATACAAATTTTTAACCGAGATAGCTCCAAAGACGAGTTTCCTGATACTTATAACCTTGTATTCGGATTTGAAGTTGCTCATCATATTAAAAATAAATCACTGTTATTCTCTAATATAAGTAGGCATCTTCAGGAAGAAGGATTATTAGTAATGGCTGATTTTATTGCCAATGGTGATTTTGATATTGACCATGAAGAAACTTCATCTTACTTTATAAATAAACAACATTGGATAGAGCAACTTTCAGGAAATCATCTACAACTTATTAGTGCTATAGATATAAGTCAGGAAATAGCGAACTATTTGTACGATCCTGAATTTGAAGAAAATCTCAATCAGCTATACAAAAAGAAATCCGATGAAAATATCAAATCTGCTTTCCAATCCTACAATCAGTTAGGAAAACTTATGACAAAAGGATTAGCTAGCTATGTATTACTAACTGCAAAAAAACAAGAGAATCTAGAACAAGATGAAAATTATCAGTTGAACCAGGAAATACTAAATCAACTGTCATCTTACTCTGAAGTATCAGTCAAACAATGGGTTTATGAACTGAAGTGGCAAGCAAGTAAATATCAAAATTCAATATTACCAGATCAACCAGGATATTGGCTAATATTTACTGATGATAAAACCCAAGAATTAAAAACAGTTTTAGAAAAAGAAAATAGGAATTATGTGATTGTAACTCCAGGCTATAGTTACAAACAAATAGACCAACAACATTATCAACTGAATCCTATTAATGCACAAGATTTTCGACAACTAATGAAAGATTTATTGACTACTCAAAATATATTAGAAGGGGTAGTTCATTTATGGAGTATGAATACATCAACAGAAGATTTAGAAAATTCTCAAGAACTAGGTTGTGCAAGCGTACTACATTTAGTGCAAGCATTGGTGTCAGACTCGAAATCAATAGTGCCTCTATGGTTAGTGACTCAAGAAACACAAAGAATAGAAGAAAATCAAAATAAATTAGCAGTGCAGCAAGCATCTCTATGGGGTTTGGGTAGGGTAATAGCATTAGAACACCCAGAATTAAAATGTAGGCGCGTTGATTTAGACAAAACTAAGAACAGCTTAGAAGCATTAGGCAAAGAACTATTAAATCCTGATGATGAAGACCAAATAGCAATTCGTGGAGGAGTGCGCTATGTACCTAGGTTAACAAGGCGAACGCAGAATCCAAGCTCAGAAAAACAGCAACAAATAAAATTGAAAGCAGAAGGAAGTTACTTAGTAACTGGTGGTTTGGGAGTTTTGGGATTAGAAGTAGCTCAATGGATGGTTAAACAGGGAGCAGGACATATAGTATTAATTGGGCGTCGCCCTCCCTCAGAAATAGCTAAGGAAATTATTCGCCAGTTAGAACAAGCAGGAGCCAGAATCTCAGTTATATTAGGAAATGTATCTAAGGAACAGGATGTCGCGAGCATCCTGGAACAGATCGAGAAATCTCAAATACCATTACGAGGGGTGATTCATGCAGCAGGAGTACTGGATGACGGCCTGATACAGCATATGAGTTGGGAACGTTTCTGGAAAGTTATGAAACCAAAATTGCAAGGAGCTTGGCACTTGCATAATTTAACTCAGAAATTACCACTAGACTTCTTTGTTTGTTTTTCCTCCATAGCATCCTTACTTGGTACAGCAGGTCAAGGAAACTATGCTGCTGGGAATGCCTTTATGGATACTTTAGCTAGTTATCGTCAAAGTATGGGATTACCAGGATTAAGTATTAACTGGGGTGCTTGGGAGGCAGGAGGAATGGCAGCTAATCTTGGGAGTCAATATCACAGTCGTATGCGGACAACAGGAATGAGTTTTATATCCCCAGAAAAAGGATTAGAAGTATTAGGGGGTTTATTATTGCAGCCAGTTAGTCAAGTAGGGGTATTACCGATAAATTGGCAGATATTTAGGGATAATTTGCCTGGTGGTGTAAAAATGCTATGCTTAGATACCTTAGCTGCAAAACAACAACAAAAAGAAACAGAGAATAAAAAAATCCGGCAACAACTGATAGCAGCAGTGGATAGCAAACGCAACCCGATGATGGTTAATTATCTACAAGCAAAAATAGGTAAACTCTTAGGCTTCTCAACATCTAAACTTCCCCCTACAGATTTAGGCTTTTTTAAAATGGGAATGGATTCCTTAATGGCTGTTGAACTCAGAAATTTGTTAAGTTATAATTTGGGTGTTTCTATAAGTACAGCTACATTGTTTGAATTTTCTTGTATTCAGGATTTAGCAATATACTTGCTCAAAGACATATTCCAAGATAGACAAGATCAAGATACAGAAGTTAATCTTGAAGATAATAGTCAAAACCAACAAAATATAACTGCTCTGAATACAGAGACAGAATGGGAAGGGGAAATTGATAGTGCAATCGCTTCAGAATTACAAGAAATCGAAGCTTTACTGAAGGAGGGCAACTAA
- a CDS encoding HNH endonuclease gives MQSGLTFRDGDLLEKHHITPRALGGNNKDKTLELLHLHCHDTKHGKKLSSNELDENPF, from the coding sequence TTGCAGAGCGGTCTTACTTTCAGAGACGGAGATTTATTGGAAAAGCATCACATAACACCACGCGCACTAGGTGGAAACAACAAAGATAAAACTCTGGAATTATTACACCTGCATTGTCACGATACCAAACACGGAAAGAAACTTAGTTCTAACGAATTAGATGAAAATCCGTTTTAG
- a CDS encoding IS701 family transposase, protein MDVELQILKHSARDAQPTVSVIDQYCEAYKDLFSEVRSYECFKYLHLGIISPIKRKSLPEIAKVVGIKSAQSLHHFLANSPWSATELKSRRLSRMLKALNSEKITVIIDETGDRKKGKKTDYVARQYLGSIGKVDNGIVSVNAYGVYQNITFPLVGKIFKPRGTLKWEDKYKTKIELASEILEELVEEGLNIERVLADSLYGESSQFIRTLEKTKLSYVVAIRSNHGVWMPSEQRVRANKWCKFTRTFSNQKSETRYIREIVYGKKRAITYWEITTDPKTMPENGTSFVMTNLKGNLKKILGDLYGLRTWVEYAFRQCKQELGWTDYRFTKFKDIEKWWEIIFCVYTMISLNSPAFLSLNKSTEVANKVKDADDIQVSNHQQWNHKGGWKNVLNNFRLLIQPIMMLWIIFPWLDILPNSKLLLGLNQLISEINQYQFFFNSG, encoded by the coding sequence ATGGATGTAGAGTTACAGATTCTCAAACATAGTGCCAGAGATGCACAACCAACAGTTTCGGTTATTGATCAATATTGTGAGGCTTATAAAGACCTGTTTTCAGAAGTAAGAAGTTATGAATGTTTCAAATATTTACATTTAGGAATAATCTCACCGATAAAGAGAAAGTCGCTACCAGAAATAGCTAAGGTAGTAGGCATAAAATCTGCTCAGTCACTCCATCATTTTTTAGCCAATTCTCCTTGGTCAGCGACTGAATTAAAATCCCGAAGATTAAGTCGGATGCTCAAAGCATTAAACTCGGAAAAAATCACGGTAATAATTGATGAAACCGGGGATAGAAAGAAAGGGAAAAAAACGGACTATGTAGCAAGGCAATATCTAGGAAGTATCGGAAAAGTAGATAATGGAATAGTGTCAGTTAATGCTTACGGGGTGTATCAAAATATAACATTTCCATTGGTAGGCAAAATCTTCAAACCAAGAGGAACATTAAAATGGGAAGATAAGTACAAAACTAAAATAGAGTTAGCCTCAGAAATCCTAGAAGAATTAGTAGAAGAAGGATTAAATATAGAACGAGTATTAGCGGATAGTCTGTATGGTGAAAGTAGCCAGTTTATTAGAACATTAGAGAAAACTAAATTGTCTTATGTAGTAGCAATTAGGAGTAATCATGGAGTCTGGATGCCAAGTGAACAGAGGGTTAGAGCGAATAAGTGGTGTAAATTTACCAGAACATTTAGTAATCAAAAATCCGAAACTAGATACATTAGAGAAATAGTATATGGAAAAAAGAGAGCCATAACTTACTGGGAAATAACCACAGACCCAAAAACTATGCCAGAGAATGGAACATCTTTTGTGATGACTAATTTGAAAGGTAATCTCAAGAAAATCTTGGGAGATTTGTATGGATTAAGAACATGGGTAGAGTATGCTTTTCGTCAGTGTAAACAAGAATTAGGATGGACAGATTACCGTTTTACTAAGTTTAAGGATATCGAAAAATGGTGGGAAATAATTTTTTGTGTGTACACCATGATTAGTTTAAATTCTCCAGCTTTTTTATCTTTAAATAAATCGACAGAAGTAGCCAATAAGGTGAAAGATGCTGATGATATCCAGGTGAGTAATCATCAACAATGGAATCATAAAGGTGGATGGAAGAATGTGTTAAACAATTTTCGTTTACTGATTCAACCAATTATGATGTTATGGATTATTTTTCCCTGGTTAGATATTTTGCCTAATAGTAAATTATTGCTGGGATTGAATCAGCTAATTAGTGAAATTAATCAATATCAATTCTTTTTTAATTCTGGATAA